TACCATTGTTATCTCCAATTTCCCTTTCAACACTGCAAATTTCGTGCACATTTTAATCACCGAAACCGTTCCTTGGGCATCCGAATTTTGAATGAATTGCAACATTAGATTTAGAAGTGGTAGATACGTTCACTTCTCTGCAATTGGGATCATGCGCATAGCGTAACGTGAAGTGTGAGGGTTAAACTTAAACAAGGTCGCGACAAACCAAAATGCGATTCTTTTCGAAGAAAGCCACCACTGTATTCAAGTAAAACAGATAACCGTCACCGCTAATACGTTGCTTTCAATGTCTTCATCATATCATTAATCATCGTGTACATTTATGGTTCCCAACGCATCAACGcattaacattattttatttttattattattattattattattattcttttttatatttgttttttagaaattaatttcttGCGGTGAATAATGTGCTGTGAAGTTGGATATTTGTAAGTATTTAACTGTGGTGGGAACATTGTTTGGTGGAACAGATGTGCTCGCAATGATGAAGTGCTTCTCTCTGTGCTTAGTCTCCTTTTGGGTTCTTCTTTCTCTCTGTTTGCCAAGGTATGCAACCATGGAATCTTCTGCTTCTCTTGCTACTGTGCATTTCACTTCTTTAtgctatatttttttacattgttAAGATATGCGTGGTTTCTttccttgttttttttattaattggaGGCTTGGATAGTTGAATCTAGAACCTATTACGATTCTGCTTTTTTATTCACATTGCCATTGCCTGCTTCTGGAGGTTGCCAAAATGACTTATTCACACTGCTTTCGTTATTCTGGTGGATCTGTGCACAGAAACCTACCTCGTGAGTGAACAGTGATAGTGATTTAGAGAGTATTCAAGCTTTTTCCACTGATTTTTGGAATTACCAAGCTGAATGTGTAGTTTTGTGCCTCTCCGTAGTCGATGAATCCAAACTTCATCAGAAGTTTCATGTTTTCTGTCTGTTTGAATGTGTAAATTCTCACTCTAAAAGGAAAAACTTACGCATTTACTCTcgaactaaaaataataataaacgaAAACTTTATTGTATTCGGGGCACTCTTGTTTATTCTTCAAATCATATGAACACAAGAAGGTTGAGGGCTCTCTCACATTAGGGTGGATTTGGTACTGCTGGGTGGTTTTCAGAAGCTGGTTTTATCCGTTGCCATAAATGTAGTATTTGGTAGCTAACTGTCAAAAGCtgtttacaaaaaaaaacttgtattaAGTATAACCTTTAAAATCGGAAAATAATACCACTTTTGACTTAGGTCCTTGAGGTCAAACTTAGGAAGCCCAAGTCCGGTTAATTTGGAGAAGTAAGCTAGAAACTCTGCATAGATTCAATTAGAGCAGTGTCAAACTTCTGTTTTTTGTCCAAATTaattgcagaaaatataaatttaaagtatattaaattaaaaccaAAGCTGTTCAATCACATTGCTTAATCTTTGAGTGTGTCATTTCAGTGTGTCATCTCAAAATATATCTGGGAGTGGCCTGCAGCAAGCTAGCCTCCCACCAAGAGGTTGGAATTCTTATGATTCCTTTTGCTGGACAATTTCTGAAGATGAATTCTTAGAAAGTGCTGAAATAGTTTCTCAACGTCTCAAGGCTCATGGATATGAGGTATAGATTTCAAAGAACAATAGTTTGTGGACGATTTGACCGTGGTAGCAGTATTTTGGTTAGATATAGACTGATTTCTTTTCAACTCTTGAAGTTTGTCGTGGTGGATTACCTCTGGTATAGGAAGAAAATCAAAGGTGCTTATCCCGATTCTCTTGGATTTGACGTGATTGATGAATGGGGAAGGATGCTCCCAGACCCGGGAAGGTGGCCTTCTTCCACAGGTGGGAAGGGTTTCAGTGAAGTAGCTGATAAAGTACATAGTTTGGGTTTGAAGTTTGGGATTCATGTTATGAGAGGGATAAGCACTCAAGCTGTCAACGCAAACACCCCTATCTTAGATACAACAAAGGTGTGCTTTGCATTTCTGCTATGacttgaattttattttctttatttctgcATAGAAATTTGTAGTGATGGATGCCTAAATAAtgtctttattaaaaaaatatatgcaaaacGACCAGCTGAATATGggaatattttttgtttacttAATTGAAAGTTCTTGTTGACCTTTGATTCCTCCTTTTTGCAATCTCCTAGGGAGGTGCATATAAAGAATCTGGACGAGTGTGGCATGCAAAAGACATAGCAATCCCAGAAAAGGCTTGTGCATGGATGCCTCACGGTTTTATGAGTGTAAATACAAAGTTAGGAGCTGGGAGAGCTTTTTTGAAATCTCTTTATGCGCAGTATGCAGCATGGGGTGTTGATCTAGGTACTAGGACTACTAATTTGTAATCTGCTTATTATGAACTATCATGACTTGCATCATTTCACGCAACAATCATGGTGAATTTAAATAATGTGTTGCACTATCTTCACCTTAGTTTCGTTAGTGACGAGTTGTAATGTTCTTCCATAGGTAGACTTAGCTGACAGAATTGGTATTTTTGTGGTCCTATAGACTTCAAGCAATTTATCATATCAAGAAGCTTCCATTTTTACTAAAGATAATGTCAACACTGTCCACTTACTTGGGCCACACTTGTAAACCTTTAAAGCATCCATATTCCCTCGTGTGCTAATTCAGGATTTATGTAGGGAAAAAATGCAATAGAAAGGACATAGTGGACTCTTAACTGTAGGTTTTGATTTTCATTATGATTCGTGAGAatctatatgtatgtatatataagCCTTTGTTTTGGCACCGATGCTGATAGATTTTCTGCTGTTCTTGCAGTGAAACATGACTGTGTGTTTGGCGATGACTTGGAACTAAATGAAATCAGCTATGTGTCAGAGGTATTCTGCAGTTTCGTCTCCCTCTTACCCTATTCCCTACCTCTCTCATTCTCACATGAACAGATGTTGATAATATTTTGCCAGCTCTGTTTTAGCTAACTTATCTGCGATGCGTCATGCCAGGTTCTCAGTGAGCTTAATCGCCCTATTGTGTATTCTCTGTCTCCTGGAACCAGTGTGACACCAGCAATGGCCAAGGATGTCAGTGGACTAGTCAACATGTATCGAATAACAGGAGATGACTGGGATAGTTGGGGGGATGTCAGGGCTCATTTTGACGTAACAAGGTGattaaattgtttatatttctgttttttgatatttttatcaGTCTTCACTGTGTGTTGCAATCAAGCTACTTCTCCGTGTACACTCTGTTGTTCCATCGCCATATTACATAActcattttatttaattgtaaCCAGGGATTTTTCTAGAGCTGATATGATAGGAGGAAAAGGTCTAAAGGGAAATTCCTGGCCTGATTTGGACATGCTACCATTTGGATGGCTAACTGATCCAGGTAAAGGAGACTGAGATGCTACTTTTTTATTTGCCCATTATGAATGTCATGACCATCATACTTTGGTTATTACTTATTAGTATATATTTATAGATCCATTTATCTATTCTTCATTGGTGTGAACTACAATCTCCGGGCAGTGTGGAGCATTCTCTGCAGATATACTTATTCTTGTCGATGTGCTAGTTCTTTTTCTATAGAAAACTTAAAAGATGTTTACGCTAGTGTATCCTAGATAATTGTTGGAATATGGATTATAGAGTTATTTCCTTCCCCCCTATTTTATCTGTAGGTTCAAATGAAGGTCCACACAGGTTTAGTAGGCTCAATCTTGAAGAAAAAAGGACACAGGTATTGATAAAGAAACATATCTGAGTTGCTTTCCCTTATATTTGTGTATCTATTTTGATGTGCGTACATGCATTGTGATAGACTGAGTGAGCCTATACTTATTTGACAGATGACGTTGTGGTCTTTGGCGAAGTCTCCCTTTATGTATGGTGGGGATGTGCGGAAGATCGATGCTAGCACTTACGAACTTATAACAAATCCTACCCTGCTTGAGATTAATTTCTTCAGCTCAAATAATAAGGAGGCATGTGAGCCATCTATTTTCTATTAGGAAAATAGGCACATCAGGCATACTACTTATCATGAATCATTTCACTTTACTGCAATGACAGTTTCCTTATATCACAAGCTCAAATAACTTGAAGAACCCTGAAAGACCGAAGCAAGGAACAAAGGCATCATCATATACACATTCATTAGGTTTGATTGGCTGTAGCGAATCAAAGGCGAGTGGTTGGTCTATTGAAAGTCATAACCAATATCTTGAAACAATCTGCTGGAAAAAGGGTGTAGAAAACCAGCACCAAGCTCCATTCTGCGTAAACAAGAGAGAACTTAAACTCAGATTGTAATCAtgctttatctttttcttttccatttatCCAACTTCCATTTAAACATTTGTGTTGCTGTTAACAACAGAAATTGTTACATTGGCATTGGTACAGAGATGGTGAGACTACGTCTCAACAGGACTATCGAGGGAAACATCAACTAGTTGCTACTGACAGAATGAAATTTTGCTTAGACGCTTCTCCAAAACGAAAGGTTACTTCTAAAGAGTTCAAGAGAGGAACATTTTCTCCATGCAGATGGGATTCAAATCAGGTATGTCACATTCCATACTTCATGTGCAAGAGTTGTATGTGGCTCTAGCTAAATCTTTAAAAGGTTTATGTGATGTAACCTTTGCAACATGTCTCGATTAGAATTAGAAAATTAATCTGGGGATCAACTTCGTTACGtgcatattattatttttacccCATTTGAGTATATCATATGCCTTAGccaatttgtattttttttattccaatGAAAACTGATGCATCTGGTGTTCTACAGATCTGGGAACTGCACTCCAATGGAACCATGGTAAATAGTTACTCCGGTCTTTGTGCAACAGTAAAGCTTGTTGAAGGTGAATTTTTCTAGACACTTACCACTTTTTACAACtaatttaatttcttctttcttcctttCCCCCACTCCTTGTATTTATCACTCGTGAAAGCAAATTGGTCATTTGCAGATGAGGCTAAGGCTGGTGGGATTCGCTCTTGGACTGCAACAGGAAGAAAAGGTCTCTACTTTTAGCAAACACTCTGGAGGATGACAagaattttcttcttttctgcAACTGCATAGcatcaaaattgaaaaaaaaaatgcttattTCTTAACCATGAGTACCATTTTATAGGATCAATTTCACCCACTTCACAAATCCTAATATAAACTGTTTTACAACTATGGATGTTTTATCTCTATTCAGGGGAAATCTATCTTGCTTTCTTCAATCTAAGCGATGAGAAGACGAAGATATATGCAAAGACATCATATCTGGAGAAGGTTCTTTCTGACAGAAAGATCGATTCATGCAAGGGGACGGAAGTGTGGAGTGGAAAGGATGTCGTCACAAcacaggggatgatatcaatgaaCGTGGAAACTCATGGATGTGCACTATTTGTTCTAAATTGCAACTAGTCTTTCTTCCAATTAGTTAAACACAGAAAAATCAAATAGCATCTCACTGTTCAGTCTTTTTCTCACTCTATTTAATTATGGTTTCTCTGGTTGGGGTTAGGTGAAAATTTGTGCTTGACAAACTCTGCAACAACACATTTTGATTCTTTCTCTTGAAGCATAATTTCTCTTTATAACAGTTTCAACTTTAGTTAATGAAAACAAcatttatgtatttaaaaacAGTTTACAGGAACTAGATAGCAGAATTTGTCTAAATAGTTGAGAAACACGTGTTTTATTTGTCTGAgatcttttttcctttttattttatttatttatttattttaattttattttgcaaAGTACATATTAAATTAGTTGCAAATAAAGAAGACGTGAATGAAAGTAACTTAACACTATAAGACCGTGAGTttgtataattaaattttatattatcaaatgcttgaaattttctttttgtgctaattaatattattaaatatttatttcttattataatCATGGTATTGGGAGAGACatatttgaaaacattttttttttaaattgaaaccACTTCATATTcttatgttaattttatttttattagtttttgaCTCATGCTCAAATATCACTTCTGAATCCATTAAGTtctcaaatttaatattaatagtcATTCTCCAAATAAATTATTGCACCGCATTTAAATAGTTGGTGAGTAATGTTAATTCACCCATAATATTATAAGCACGAGattaacaaataatattataataaaatattggaATGGGCTAAATGGGCTTTTCACGTCCTCAGCACTAGGGTTCCAAAGCCTCACTGCTACATAAACGATTCTTCCAACCCAAAGGCCGTCACTGCAACTTTGCTCTCTGCGACTCTTCAATTTCGAATTAGGGTTTCGCTCAGAGTGGCCATGGGAGTCTTCACATTTATCGTACGCAAATCCGGCGCCGACTGGACTGCCAAACAACACTCCGGTGACATCGAGTCCTCCGCCGGCTCCTCCTACGATCTTCAACGGAAGCTTGTTCAAGCTGCCCTCGCCGCTGACTCCTCCGGCGGCGTTCAGTCCTCTTTCTCTCCCGTGTCCCCTTCCTCTGCCATATTTCAGGTACACCTTTCACATCTTTGACGAAACTTTACGGTTTATATTTGCTCTGCCtttatcttttccttttaaaatttctttgctctattttgtaatttatttatttgtttggaTTTGTTTGATTCCGTATGTTATTTTAATCTACATGTCATTGCATAAAGTGCTTCGAAATGATGGTTATGTTTTTGTTATGCTATTTTTCTTCTGTGAAGAATGCtggttcatttcatttgtttgAGATTTTGCTGATGATTTAATGGTTTGGCTGTATTTGTTCTCTTTATTGCACTCTTTGGTTTTTCATTCGGGAATCTGACTTGAAGAGAATTATGAGTTAACTGTTCAGTGCTACCGCTTGTGAAGCTTCATTGTGTTCATTTCCTAAAAGTATAAATTTGTGTGCTGGTGCTTGCCGATGATGGAACTTAGGTGCATTTCTTCAGTTGAAATTGGTGTTTAAATAAATGATCATTAGATCTTTAATACAAGTCACTATTACGCAGATTATCAAAGTGAAACTATGTGagaatatttttacaattagATCCTATTTAAATTAAACAATAGTATCAAATGCATTTATGCACCTCCACTAAAGTTGGTTGAAGAATACTTATGTTATTGGTGATAGATCATGTGTTTTTGCCTTGTTGGTTTATCTTTTGGATTCAAGCATTTCGTGGTGGGTCATTGATGagtttatatttattgattGTTTTATTCAGGTGATAGTGGGTGGTGCAGTATTCGTTGGAGGTGGTGCGGCTGCAGCTGCTCCTGCCGGGGGTGCTGCCCCAGCTGGCGACGCTGCCCCTGCTCCTGagaagaaggaagagaaggTGGAGGAAGAGTCCGATGACGATATGGGCTTGGGTCTGTTTGATTAGAGTTCTGCTTTTTATTGAGTTTTGATTGGAAAGATATTCTAGTGTTTAATcctataaattattttgtgtATTGCATTGCTCCAGTTAATGCTACATTGAACTCCATCagataatagtttttttttgtgatgTGACCTAAATCTTTCATCTGTATCGGGTTTTGctaattatttctttttaaaaaatggcTCGCTCTTGGTCTAATAACTGGCGGATAGACTTCGTGGTAAAGTTACCTGCATACATCTTTCTACCATTAATGACTTTATTTTCTCATCTACTTGTGATTTGATTGCAAGTGAAATGGAGGAGAGGAAGTGAAAATAGGTGAAAATTAATGAAGTGGTTTTGATATACAGTTCAGAAGTTGTATAAACATTTTCAATTGATAAACTAATTCAACAATAAACATGTTCAACAATGATAATTGGTTATTAATATTGATTACTGAttacaaacttttttttaaacgtgaaattatttatttcagtgTTGCAAGAGTTACATAATTGATTATTGACTATGACCATGAAGTTTTTGAAGTTagtttttagaaattaaatgttaatattttaCACCATTTTTTTCAGCCTCATATTTCTCGTTTTATCCATTTTTCCCCAATAAGAATAGATATTGCCTTAAATTTCCTTGATGTTAAGACTCAGTAAGTTGAAAATTAATCTGTCTGagtaaaagtgaaaaaaaaaaaacatgaagaaAAGTGAAGAGGGGACAAGAAAGTTGTCTCGTG
The sequence above is a segment of the Phaseolus vulgaris cultivar G19833 chromosome 2, P. vulgaris v2.0, whole genome shotgun sequence genome. Coding sequences within it:
- the LOC137812357 gene encoding uncharacterized protein — translated: MMKCFSLCLVSFWVLLSLCLPSVSSQNISGSGLQQASLPPRGWNSYDSFCWTISEDEFLESAEIVSQRLKAHGYEFVVVDYLWYRKKIKGAYPDSLGFDVIDEWGRMLPDPGRWPSSTGGKGFSEVADKVHSLGLKFGIHVMRGISTQAVNANTPILDTTKGGAYKESGRVWHAKDIAIPEKACAWMPHGFMSVNTKLGAGRAFLKSLYAQYAAWGVDLVKHDCVFGDDLELNEISYVSEVLSELNRPIVYSLSPGTSVTPAMAKDVSGLVNMYRITGDDWDSWGDVRAHFDVTRDFSRADMIGGKGLKGNSWPDLDMLPFGWLTDPGSNEGPHRFSRLNLEEKRTQMTLWSLAKSPFMYGGDVRKIDASTYELITNPTLLEINFFSSNNKEFPYITSSNNLKNPERPKQGTKASSYTHSLGLIGCSESKASGWSIESHNQYLETICWKKGVENQHQAPFCVNKRELKLRLDGETTSQQDYRGKHQLVATDRMKFCLDASPKRKVTSKEFKRGTFSPCRWDSNQIWELHSNGTMVNSYSGLCATVKLVEDEAKAGGIRSWTATGRKGEIYLAFFNLSDEKTKIYAKTSYLEKVLSDRKIDSCKGTEVWSGKDVVTTQGMISMNVETHGCALFVLNCN
- the LOC137812361 gene encoding large ribosomal subunit protein P3-like, coding for MGVFTFIVRKSGADWTAKQHSGDIESSAGSSYDLQRKLVQAALAADSSGGVQSSFSPVSPSSAIFQVIVGGAVFVGGGAAAAAPAGGAAPAGDAAPAPEKKEEKVEEESDDDMGLGLFD